In Dolichospermum flos-aquae CCAP 1403/13F, the following proteins share a genomic window:
- a CDS encoding CHAT domain-containing protein, which yields MPSASIAIARLVNTGTDHFAIWVVQAPYPSGYVLRDCVFSAELNQVWRDWQQMFAGHSLLDVTSGSTSPLVNGLPLAVISPAEGQNTSPYSSRLMQSLGINLWRWIFDGAILSSWERSRGMAMGQQTQLRFRLEIRDPDLIALPWEIMQPEAGQSAMSLSQDILFSRTIREVEPLPELRTDRAVNILLVLGHDHKLQLDQEASLLKKILLAGRPVGKTAAGYAPCTVKTLVQPTKTELIQELETKVYNVFFYAGHGLPDPDGGSLFLGNELKINGIELAQVLTRTGIKLGVFNACWGAQPAATNHQAIPASSLAEVLIRHGVPAVLGMRDQIADAESYSFIQTFAANLRSRKLIDEAVAAARQELLTLYKFNQPAWTLPVLYLHPDFDGELIKGVDEGVTELPEPAISGIATPVNTAYLRCLGRAKPSLSPGGKTWLLRPGVTRIGRTKDNDIVIPELYISKRHAEILCRHTLNETTSMITYYLQDFSTYGTTWYLSPNGWQQILREEVALTSGMQLMFGSSQGDIWEFITEECSKSQD from the coding sequence ATGCCTTCGGCGAGTATAGCGATCGCCCGTCTAGTGAATACTGGCACAGATCACTTCGCCATTTGGGTAGTCCAAGCACCATATCCCAGTGGTTATGTTCTCCGTGATTGTGTTTTCTCCGCTGAACTTAATCAGGTTTGGCGAGATTGGCAGCAAATGTTTGCTGGTCATAGTCTATTAGATGTTACGTCCGGTTCAACATCTCCATTAGTTAATGGATTACCCTTAGCTGTAATTTCACCTGCTGAAGGTCAAAATACAAGTCCCTATAGTAGTCGTTTGATGCAATCCTTGGGCATCAATTTATGGCGATGGATATTTGATGGAGCGATTTTGAGTAGTTGGGAACGGAGTCGGGGGATGGCCATGGGTCAACAGACTCAATTACGCTTTCGGTTAGAAATTCGTGATCCTGATCTGATTGCTTTACCTTGGGAAATTATGCAGCCAGAAGCCGGACAATCAGCCATGTCTCTTTCCCAGGATATTTTATTTAGTCGCACCATCCGTGAAGTTGAACCTCTGCCAGAATTGCGAACCGACCGGGCTGTAAATATTCTGTTGGTATTAGGACATGATCATAAATTACAACTAGATCAGGAAGCATCTTTACTGAAAAAAATCTTGTTAGCAGGTCGTCCTGTGGGCAAAACTGCCGCTGGCTATGCACCTTGTACAGTAAAGACATTGGTGCAACCGACGAAGACAGAGTTAATTCAAGAGTTAGAAACTAAAGTTTATAATGTGTTTTTTTATGCCGGACATGGACTACCAGATCCAGATGGAGGCTCATTATTTTTAGGAAATGAACTCAAAATTAATGGGATAGAATTAGCTCAAGTCTTAACGCGGACAGGGATAAAATTGGGAGTTTTTAACGCCTGTTGGGGAGCGCAACCAGCAGCAACTAATCACCAAGCTATCCCTGCTAGTAGTTTGGCAGAAGTGTTAATTCGTCATGGTGTGCCAGCGGTGTTAGGAATGCGTGATCAAATTGCTGATGCAGAAAGTTATAGTTTTATTCAAACTTTTGCTGCTAATTTGCGATCGCGTAAATTAATTGATGAGGCGGTAGCAGCAGCTAGACAAGAACTGTTGACACTGTATAAATTCAATCAACCAGCTTGGACTTTACCAGTTCTTTACCTCCATCCTGATTTTGATGGAGAACTGATTAAAGGCGTAGATGAAGGAGTTACAGAACTACCAGAGCCGGCAATTTCTGGCATAGCTACCCCGGTGAATACAGCTTATTTGCGATGCCTAGGGCGGGCAAAGCCATCACTGTCACCAGGGGGGAAAACTTGGTTATTACGTCCCGGTGTTACCCGCATCGGTCGCACGAAAGATAATGATATTGTGATCCCCGAACTTTACATTTCTAAACGGCACGCGGAAATTTTATGTCGGCATACTCTCAATGAAACTACATCAATGATTACTTATTACCTACAGGATTTCTCTACCTATGGGACTACCTGGTATTTAAGCCCCAATGGTTGGCAACAAATTCTGCGGGAAGAAGTGGCTTTAACATCGGGAATGCAGTTAATGTTTGGCAGTTCTCAAGGTGACATTTGGGAATTTATCACAGAAGAATGCAGTAAGAGTCAGGATTGA
- a CDS encoding PP2C family protein-serine/threonine phosphatase, with protein sequence MENDAVTLCCPNEYCQSANPLTHKFCQQCSTPLPKRYLWAVGNDFNFGHPGSILGDGSNRYLVINKSILLDIKPGLLPQIPELDDLEKIRPYLKLIPYRLHIPQVYGILNLGNGQSKTEILLLERPPLITDATITQANLCSSLDTVWSAASSIRQIHWLWQLANLWQPLAIEGVGSSLLDSYLLRVEGVLIRLLELRFDGETPPTLSQLGEFWLKLLKNAKPNIAPFIQQVCEFLIQGEINSSEQLIKVLDQGLNQLEKSQTTTIKIYTKTDSGPSRPRNEDACYPAADTLITKPPQHNALAVVCDGIGGHEGGNVASNLAIETIQQQIKELTSVPKDNIDIDPSLLLSDLERAVATANDKISQRNDSEHRQGRQRMGTTIVMALPIAHEIYITHVGDSRAYWITRHSCHQVTLDDDVASREVRLGYALYREALQHSGSGSLVQALGMSKSTSLHPTSQRFIIDEDAVFLLTSDGLSDFDRVEESWETEILPLLSGKTSIENVAQRLIEIANTKNGHDNVTIALVHYNVKYSEPDIRITADISHLLADTELYSSDDPNNGESFINNQKTQVISENKTIKLPQIPLQLFVILGLTLLSGLLGYWFKLQLKSPTIIISSPTPFSSQPPPSAIQRTLDNLSPNWVIQANSSITLNKQPFPAESFFQVIEKKTNPNNGNNPDVRLRLCEKSNPALETSQIVQLNFSELQDLGKDISILQSNQPSPCE encoded by the coding sequence ATGGAAAATGATGCGGTAACGCTCTGCTGCCCAAATGAATATTGTCAATCTGCTAATCCCCTCACCCACAAATTTTGCCAGCAGTGTTCCACTCCTTTACCTAAGCGTTATTTGTGGGCTGTGGGCAATGATTTCAACTTTGGTCATCCCGGATCTATTTTAGGCGATGGGAGCAATCGCTATTTAGTTATTAATAAATCCATACTTTTAGATATTAAACCTGGGTTATTGCCCCAAATACCTGAATTAGATGATTTAGAGAAAATTAGACCTTACCTGAAATTAATTCCCTATCGTCTCCATATACCACAAGTTTATGGAATCCTCAATTTAGGTAATGGGCAGAGCAAAACAGAAATATTACTATTAGAAAGACCACCATTAATAACTGATGCAACCATCACTCAAGCAAATCTATGCAGCAGTTTAGATACTGTTTGGAGTGCAGCTTCATCAATCCGCCAAATTCATTGGCTGTGGCAATTAGCTAATTTATGGCAGCCCCTAGCTATTGAAGGAGTAGGATCTAGCCTTCTAGACTCTTATCTATTAAGGGTAGAAGGGGTATTAATTCGCTTATTAGAATTGCGTTTTGATGGAGAAACCCCCCCAACATTATCCCAATTGGGAGAATTTTGGCTGAAACTGCTCAAAAATGCCAAACCAAATATTGCCCCATTTATTCAACAAGTATGTGAATTTCTAATTCAGGGGGAAATTAACTCATCTGAACAATTAATCAAAGTTTTAGATCAAGGATTAAACCAATTAGAAAAATCTCAAACAACCACCATTAAAATCTATACTAAAACAGACTCAGGCCCCAGCCGCCCACGCAACGAAGATGCTTGTTACCCTGCCGCCGACACTTTGATCACTAAACCACCCCAGCATAACGCCCTAGCAGTTGTTTGTGATGGTATTGGTGGACATGAGGGCGGTAATGTGGCTTCTAACCTAGCAATTGAAACCATTCAGCAACAAATAAAAGAACTTACTTCAGTTCCCAAAGACAATATAGACATAGATCCTTCACTCCTACTTTCTGATTTAGAAAGAGCAGTGGCAACCGCTAATGATAAAATCAGCCAGCGTAATGATAGCGAACATCGTCAAGGACGACAACGCATGGGAACAACTATTGTCATGGCTTTACCTATCGCCCATGAGATATATATTACCCATGTCGGTGATAGTCGTGCCTACTGGATTACCCGCCATAGTTGTCATCAAGTTACTTTAGATGATGATGTCGCGTCCCGTGAAGTCCGTTTAGGCTATGCTCTCTACCGAGAAGCATTGCAACACAGTGGTTCTGGCTCCTTAGTTCAGGCTTTGGGAATGAGTAAAAGTACCTCACTACATCCTACCTCTCAACGCTTTATTATTGACGAAGATGCTGTTTTTTTACTCACATCCGATGGTTTGAGCGATTTTGACCGAGTAGAGGAATCTTGGGAAACAGAAATATTGCCTCTCCTCTCTGGAAAAACAAGTATAGAAAATGTTGCCCAAAGATTAATAGAAATTGCTAATACTAAAAACGGACATGATAATGTCACCATTGCTTTAGTACATTACAATGTCAAATACTCTGAACCAGATATAAGAATTACAGCGGATATTTCTCATCTTTTAGCTGACACAGAATTATATTCATCAGATGATCCAAACAATGGTGAGAGTTTTATTAATAATCAAAAAACTCAAGTTATTTCCGAAAATAAAACTATCAAACTTCCCCAAATACCATTACAGTTGTTTGTTATTTTGGGATTAACGTTATTATCTGGTTTGTTGGGATATTGGTTTAAACTTCAACTCAAATCACCAACAATAATAATTTCTTCTCCGACTCCTTTTTCCAGTCAGCCTCCACCTTCGGCTATACAAAGAACTTTAGATAATCTCTCTCCTAATTGGGTGATTCAAGCTAATAGTTCCATAACTTTAAATAAACAACCTTTTCCCGCTGAAAGTTTTTTCCAAGTTATAGAGAAAAAAACTAATCCTAATAATGGAAATAATCCAGATGTGCGTTTGCGCCTCTGTGAAAAATCCAATCCTGCCTTAGAAACTTCTCAAATAGTCCAACTTAACTTTTCCGAACTGCAAGATCTAGGGAAGGATATTTCTATTTTACAATCAAATCAACCTAGTCCTTGTGAATAG
- a CDS encoding NAD(P)H-quinone oxidoreductase subunit M, whose translation MDNLMLLKSTTRHVRIFAAEMDKDELIPSNQVLTLDIDPDNEFNWNEDALQKVYRQFDQLVEASSGADLTDYNLRRIGSDLEHYLRSLLQKGEISYNLSSRVTNYSMGLPQIAVSNNQ comes from the coding sequence ATGGATAACCTGATGCTGCTCAAGTCCACAACCCGCCATGTTCGCATTTTTGCGGCGGAAATGGACAAAGATGAACTGATTCCGAGTAATCAAGTTTTGACACTAGATATTGATCCAGATAACGAATTTAACTGGAACGAAGATGCTCTGCAAAAAGTTTATCGCCAGTTTGATCAATTGGTAGAAGCGTCTAGTGGCGCGGATCTAACAGATTATAACTTACGCCGTATTGGTTCAGACTTAGAGCATTATTTGCGATCGCTTCTTCAAAAAGGCGAAATTAGCTATAATCTCTCCAGTCGGGTTACTAACTACAGTATGGGATTACCCCAAATTGCCGTAAGTAATAATCAATAA
- a CDS encoding Npun_R1517 family heterocyst differentiation transcriptional regulator, whose translation MNSKALPRQINNPEVGIYECEIHLKFRLIEEKSLLGDREQLLQVLLEALTEGSDDFLETLQASVKAQEISEFKASPQMRRQMMRLRNFADTIQ comes from the coding sequence ATGAACTCTAAAGCATTACCACGCCAAATAAATAATCCAGAAGTAGGTATTTATGAGTGCGAAATTCACCTCAAATTCCGCCTGATTGAGGAAAAGAGTCTATTAGGTGATCGTGAGCAACTGTTACAAGTATTACTAGAGGCTTTAACTGAAGGATCTGATGATTTTTTAGAAACCTTACAAGCATCTGTAAAAGCTCAGGAGATTTCGGAGTTTAAAGCCTCCCCACAAATGCGTCGCCAAATGATGCGTTTACGCAATTTCGCTGATACTATTCAATAG
- a CDS encoding response regulator transcription factor produces the protein MSAQLLLVDDEPGLREAVKEYLQESGFRVQTVSNAREGWDWMQANTADLVISDIMMPQVDGYQFLKQMRDDPRFQALPVVFLTAKGMTGDRIQGYHAGVDAYLPKPFDPDELVAIVKNLLARRSAQTPSTGENSETPNLADLANQIAQIRILLTHRSAISQTPAPFKIDLTPREQSVLNLVAEGLMNKEIARRLETSVRNVEKYVSRLFSKTGTNSRTELVRFALEHGLAK, from the coding sequence ATGTCAGCACAATTGTTACTGGTAGATGACGAACCGGGATTGCGGGAAGCCGTCAAAGAATACTTACAAGAAAGCGGTTTTAGGGTTCAAACTGTCAGTAATGCCCGTGAAGGTTGGGACTGGATGCAAGCAAACACCGCTGATTTGGTCATTTCTGATATTATGATGCCCCAGGTGGATGGCTATCAGTTCCTCAAGCAAATGCGGGATGACCCCCGTTTTCAGGCTCTACCAGTGGTATTTTTAACTGCTAAAGGGATGACAGGCGATCGCATTCAAGGCTATCATGCAGGTGTTGATGCGTATTTACCCAAACCATTCGATCCTGATGAATTAGTCGCCATAGTTAAAAACTTACTAGCGCGTCGCAGCGCCCAAACTCCCTCAACCGGGGAAAACAGCGAAACTCCAAATCTTGCCGATTTGGCTAATCAAATCGCTCAAATTAGAATACTATTAACTCATCGGAGTGCCATATCCCAAACGCCAGCCCCGTTTAAAATAGATTTGACTCCTAGAGAGCAAAGTGTTTTAAATTTGGTAGCAGAAGGATTAATGAATAAAGAAATTGCCCGTCGCTTGGAAACCAGCGTCCGCAATGTCGAAAAATATGTGAGTCGTCTATTTAGTAAAACTGGTACTAATAGCCGCACAGAGTTGGTTCGTTTTGCTTTAGAACATGGTCTAGCAAAGTAA